In the Sinorhizobium garamanticum genome, one interval contains:
- a CDS encoding NADP-dependent oxidoreductase, which yields MATNPSWLLQSYPSAMPTAENWALEERPIPEAADGELLVKTLWLSVDPYMRGRISPAKNYAAGFKLGDLMRGGGIGEVMISESPDFKPGDIVMSDHFGWQPFSVVPAASAEPVTTTDAPMQSALSYLGMPGLTAYFALLKTGRPRVGETVLISAAAGAVGQIAGQIARIKGFDPVAVAGSDEKLEWCKELGYRTGVNHRTSADLVADVATACPSGVDVFVDNTAGPIHDAAMLNLNTFGRVVVVGTIALADRFDQPDIGLRHLRRTLITRARIEGFLLDDHEREYETAIAALLSWYKQGLLQTREDVAEGIEAVPHAFVRMLKGENFGKQLVKL from the coding sequence ATGGCTACCAACCCAAGCTGGTTACTTCAAAGTTACCCTTCGGCAATGCCGACAGCGGAGAACTGGGCTCTGGAAGAACGCCCAATTCCCGAGGCCGCGGACGGCGAGCTCTTGGTAAAGACCTTATGGCTCTCCGTGGACCCCTATATGCGAGGACGTATCAGCCCAGCGAAGAACTATGCTGCTGGTTTCAAGCTCGGTGACCTCATGCGCGGCGGTGGTATCGGCGAGGTCATGATATCTGAGTCTCCAGACTTCAAACCAGGCGACATCGTGATGAGCGACCATTTTGGATGGCAGCCGTTCAGCGTCGTTCCAGCCGCATCGGCGGAGCCAGTAACGACTACGGACGCTCCGATGCAGTCTGCGCTAAGCTATCTCGGTATGCCGGGTCTCACCGCCTACTTTGCCCTGCTCAAGACCGGAAGACCAAGGGTAGGCGAGACGGTGTTGATCTCTGCGGCCGCAGGAGCGGTGGGACAGATCGCGGGACAGATCGCACGGATAAAAGGGTTCGACCCAGTCGCTGTCGCAGGCTCGGACGAGAAGTTGGAATGGTGCAAGGAACTCGGATATCGGACAGGTGTCAATCACCGAACCTCGGCTGATCTGGTGGCGGATGTCGCCACTGCGTGCCCCAGCGGGGTGGATGTCTTCGTCGACAATACCGCTGGGCCAATCCACGACGCGGCGATGCTCAACCTCAACACGTTTGGCAGAGTGGTGGTGGTTGGCACCATCGCCCTGGCTGACCGGTTTGACCAGCCTGACATCGGTTTAAGGCATCTCAGGAGAACGCTAATCACCCGCGCTAGGATTGAGGGATTTCTGCTGGACGACCACGAGCGCGAATATGAGACGGCAATTGCCGCTCTGCTCTCCTGGTACAAACAGGGACTGCTCCAGACGAGGGAGGATGTCGCAGAGGGGATCGAAGCCGTGCCCCACGCTTTCGTCCGGATGTTAAAGGGAGAAAATTTCGGAAAGCAGTTGGTCAAGCTATGA